In Oncorhynchus nerka isolate Pitt River linkage group LG21, Oner_Uvic_2.0, whole genome shotgun sequence, the following are encoded in one genomic region:
- the LOC115103553 gene encoding zinc finger protein RFP-like, whose product MASPSSLLSEEQFHCSICLDVFTDPVSIPCGHNFCKACIKGYWDSTGLFQCPLCKQIFHIRPEPDVNRTLRGVAELFKGLIVRDREDFATEPGEAVCDVCTGRKRKALRSCLVCLTSYCESHLEPHQIAPALKRHQLINPVNNIEDRMCKKHNKLLELFCRTDQICVCQFCSETDHKAHNSVPLEEECDQRKAQLGKTEAQVKQMIQERLQKVKEIKHSVDLSKKHTEREMSDKVQIFTALVHSIDKCKAELICVIEQKQEASEKCAEGIIKELEQEITELKRISSELGQLTHTKDHLQLLQSSPSWCLPVKVKDWSEINVQSHLHMGYMKRAVSQLGDKLTSEVKRFHNEMENELKKLCEAEMKILQYAVDVTLDPDTAYPELILSVDGKQVRCGDQSQNLSNNPKRFTYIYSVLGKEGFSSGKSYYEVQVKGKTEWDLGVATESINRQGWLPLSIEDGVWTLGLSTNNYYEANDPKVQLSLKKKPQKVGVFVDYEEGRVSIYDVDATARSHICSFTGHKFTEKLYPYFHCGYPDGERNIAPLVISPVSQMTGPVLH is encoded by the coding sequence ATGGCATCCCCCAGCAGTCTCCTGTCTGAAGAGCAGTTCCACTGCTCTATCTGTCTGGATGTGTTCACTGACCCAGTCTCCATCCCATGTGGACACAACTTCTGCAAGGCCTGTATCAAAGGATACTGGGATAGCACAGGCCTGTTCCAGTGTCCCCTGTGTAAGCAGATATTCCACATAAGACCTGAACCGGATGTCAACAGAACACTTAGAGGAGTTGCAGAACTTTTTAAGGGATTgatagtgagagacagagaggatttcGCTACAGAGCCTGGAGAAGCGGTCTGTGATGTCTGCACTGGCAGGAAGCGCAAGGCTCTGAGGTCCTGCCTGGTTTGTCTGACCTCGTACTGTGAGTCTCATCTGGAGCCTCATCAGATAGCCCCAGCCCTGAAGAGACACCAACTGATCAACCCTGTAAATAACATTGAAGACAGGATGTGTAAGAAGCACAACAAACTCCTTGAGCTGTTCTGTAGGACTGACCAGATATGTGTGTGTCAGTTCTGCTCTGAGACTGACCACAAGGCTCATAACAGCGTACCTCTGGAAGAAGAATGTGACCAAAGGAAGGCTCAGCTTGGGAAGACAGAGGCACAAGTGAAGCAGATGATTCAGGAGCGACTGCAGAAGGTTAAGGAGATCAAACACTCAGTAGATCTCAGCAAAAAACAcactgagagggagatgtctgACAAAGTACAGATCTTCACCGCTCTAGTTCACTCCATTGATAAATGTAAGGCTGAGTTAATTTGTGTGATTGAGCAGAAGCAAGAAGCTTCAGAGAAGTGTGCTGAAGGTATCATTAAAGAACTGGAGCAAGAAATCACTGAGCTGAAGAGGATAAGCTCTGAGCTGGGGCAGCTCACACACACCAAGGACCATCTCCAACTCCTCCAGAGctccccatcctggtgtctcccTGTAAAGGTCAAGGACTGGTCGGAGATCAATGTTCAAAGCCACCTGCACATGGGGTACATGAAGAGAGCTGTATCTCAGCTGGGAGACAAACTGACGAGTGAGGTAAAGAGATTTCATAATGAGATGGAGAACGAGCTGAAGAAGTTGTGTGAAGCTGAGATGAAGATTCTGCAGTATGCAGTGGATGTGACTCTGGACCCTGACACAGCATATCCTGAACTAATCCTGTCCGTGGATGGGAAGCAAGTGAGGTGTGGGGACCAATCACAGAATCTCTCAAATAACCCAAAGAGGTTTACTTATATATACAGTGTCCTGGGGAAGGAGGGCTTCTCCTCAGGGAAATCTTACTATGAGGTACAGGTGAAGGGCAAGACTGAATGGGATTTAGGAGTGGCCACAGAATCCATCAATAGGCAGGGGTGGTTACCGCTGAGCATTGAGGATGGAGTCTGGACTTTGGGACTGAGCACAAATAATTACTATGAGGCTAATGACCCCAAAGTACAGCTGAGCCTGAAAAAGAAGCCCCAGAAGGTGGGGGTGTTTGTGGATTATGAGGAGGGTCGGGTCTCCATTTATGATGTTGATGCCACTGCCAGATCTCACATCTGCTCTTTCACTGGCC